In Hippoglossus stenolepis isolate QCI-W04-F060 chromosome 21, HSTE1.2, whole genome shotgun sequence, one DNA window encodes the following:
- the rpp30 gene encoding ribonuclease P protein subunit p30, producing MAVFMDLNLSSSSSVRNLIESAAQLGFSTVAINYVFEPSKKKQEIPTPTPINELIDQLPIVQGRSRPIRVLNRLTVVMSDSSHFRPNAAEYRSFDLLAVQPTTEKLFHAACLLYDVDIICIIVTEKLPFFFKRAPVSGAVDRGVVFEVSYSAAIRDSTMRRYTIANAVCLMESCKGRNVILSSAAEKALELRGPYDVTNLGLLFSLSDKDSKEAVSSTCRSVLLHAETRKTASGIIYTMKSCSDSCDQQEAPPQSEHCDAPAAKKHKTAPTDS from the exons ATGGCGGTTTTCATGGATCTGAacctgagctccagctccagcgTCCGGAACCTGATCGAGTCCGCGGCTCAGC TTGGTTTCTCCACTGTCGCCATCAACTATGTGTTTGAACCTTCCAAAAAGAAACAG GAGATCCCCACGCCGACGCCGATCAATGAGCTGATCGATCAGCTGCCCATCGTACAG GGCCGCTCTCGTCCAATCAGAGTGCTGAACAGACTGACAGTTGTGATGTCAGACTCCAGTCACTTT AGGCCGAACGCTGCAGAGTACCGGAGCTTCGACCTGTTGGCCGTCCAGCCGACCACAGAGAAACTCTTCCAT GCGGCTTGTTTGTTGTACGACGTCGACATCATCTGCATCATAGTCACAGAGAAACTTCCCTTCTTCTTCAAGAGGGCGCCAGTGAGCGGG GCTGTAGACAGAGGTGTTGTGTTCGAGGTCTCGTACTCTGCTGCCATCAGAGACTCGACCATGAGACGTTACACCATCGCTAACGCAGTTTGTCTGATGGAGAGCTGCAAGGGGAGG aacGTGATCCTGTCCAGTGCAGCTGAGAAG GCTCTGGAGCTCAGAGGTCCCTATGACGTCACCAACCT AGGTTTGTTGTTCAGTTTGTCAGACAAAGATTCCAAAGAAGCCGTTTCCTCCACGTGTCGATCAGTTCTACTGCACGCAG AAACCAGGAAGACGGCCAGTGGGATCATCTACACAATGAAGAGCTGCAGTGACTCATGTGACCAGCAGGAGGCTCCACCACAGTCTGAACACT GTGACGCTCCTGCTGCcaagaaacacaaaactgcTCCGACTGACAGCTGA